A window from Podospora bellae-mahoneyi strain CBS 112042 chromosome 1 map unlocalized CBS112042p_1, whole genome shotgun sequence encodes these proteins:
- a CDS encoding uncharacterized protein (EggNog:ENOG503P2G2) produces MGYRIFHRPWRAKRPLYWGMVPELAGIIPLLVLFGVQQPDAWRTLFWRIGSDYKLNSSPTMILYAYANHRPLPTIPFVWSQTLTTFNVAITIVSLFILLAKMIAAIMKIFYPIIGTAVGVSLTALYAVSVYGQAGPDYADPRYPSWTPWYIRKSCDLAIPYNAVKSCQMSKGAFAVTVYMLAVYVIQTSFAIWAMWPNKMLDMMDDSDDEEEYGYNSAQKDKGVSVEMTTPVSPEEGESGGGGYYGHYQQQLQQQQQQQMSGAAGGSSSGGGFTHNPAPFTPRTQAFHTLDRKLPLRVDTYR; encoded by the exons ATGGGCTACCGAATTTTCCACCGCCCATGGCGAGCAAAGCGGCCTCTGTATTGGGGCATGGTTCCCGAGCTCGCCGGCATCattcctcttcttgttttgtttggtgtTCAGCAACCGGATGCCTGGAGGACGCTCTTCTGGCGCATCGGCTCCGACTACAAGCTCAACTCGAGCCCGACGATGATTCTGTATGCCTATGCCAACCATAGACCGCTCCCAACCATTCCGTTTGTCTGGTCGCAAAC ACTAACAACCTTCAACGtggccatcaccatcgtctccctcttcatcctcctcgccaagaTGATCGCCGCCATCATGAAGATTTTCTACCCCATCATCGGCACCGCAGTCGGCGTCTCCCTCACCGCGCTCTACGCCGTCAGCGTGTACGGACAGGCCGGACCAGACTATGCCGACCCGAGATACCCGAGCTGGACACCGTGGTACATCCGCAAATCGTGCGACCTCGCCATCCCGTACAATGCCGTCAAGAGCTGCCAAATGTCCAAGGGGGCGTTTGCCGTGACGGTGTACATGCT CGCGGTATACGTCATCCAGACTAGCTTCGCCATCTGGGCCATGTGGCCCAACAAAATGCTTGACATGATggacgacagcgacgacgaggaggaataCGGCTATAACTCGGCGCAAAAGGACAAGGGGGTCAGCGTGGAGATGACCACGCCGGTTAGTcctgaggagggggagagtgggggtggggggtatTATGGGCATTATCAACAACAGttgcaacaacaacaacaacaacaaatgAGTGGTGCTGCGGGGGGGAgtagcagtggtggtgggttcaCGCATAACCCCGCGCCTTTTACGCCGAGGACGCAGGCTTTCCATACCCTGGATCGGAAGTTGCCTTTGAGGGTTGATACGTATCGGTaa
- a CDS encoding uncharacterized protein (COG:T; EggNog:ENOG503NVPC), which translates to MTGNRTEQCFPLLPTTIVLDSQQSPPVSALPPAQIPPAATSSRRDNPGPVDYFSYQDDSSEQFDETGATIDEVVSEWTASSNSSRHDSDVSAPFSLTRLLLGLGPQVSADFGFWSPSSAASSEPPSRAPPGALGKRLSGAEYRPTRPLGSPLKKPRLTSLPPNLTGKPPTANPNLLSPLFFSNSARWTRMNHPPGFADPEAAASMMGTQEGQEGFTTLRLPKSVTTASPSRSSGTPGSWSSAEQSNPSRSPDVWPPSNIAGLLQGIGVVELLEQDERPTFMIDLNEPANFSPGQLRIIYVNAALKASTELLERLQNETSVGGHTTEFSHFKTWALTLVPDRLSLDGSTVSPPSWAGMNWSASTLRRRFRVVRGNAHPLESKTPTPPSSTNQQHPWAQSGPWTGRDVFAPRERGDYFGPGAESQFRSYSEPRSRAGSIADTVVQSVDDMALVTPPPPMSAPLPQLQTIFDWTRIPLDDPNLGPHHHFARSVDWGSTSLGPVETWSNDLRIMSNMIMGSPHPAALYWGPDFVAIYNEAYIALAGQKHPRLMGSRYKDAWSEIWDSIAPVFEAAWNDGRATMKHDDGLFISRHGFLEETFFNWAIIPLVGSDGTVVALYNPAFENTRRKVSERRMLTLREVGVKTSQARDVKGFWKQLQKGLEYNPYDVPFALIYSVSEDSESEVGSMASGNLSHPPVINLEGSIGVPEGHPCAVPSINLRSSDEGFAHYMRESMADLAMPVTLSLEDGTFPVELIQGLDWQGFGDPCTTIVIFPVHPTTSVDAVVGFIVLGINPRRRYDDNYKLFVNLLSRQLATSMASVVLFEEEIKRGQRAARLAALDRQELSMQLHLRTQEAVKSEYRFTRMAEFGPVGLFIADGQGQITFGNESIYRISGNERATSGPDSWMHSIRDEDRPGVEEVWHKLLDEKVAVTHEFRFRGSKRLIDGHSVDIWALMSAYPEKDEYGELKSIFGCITDISQQKWAEDFQKQRRDEAVELKRQQENFIDITSHEMRNPLSAILQCADEISSSLNEFKHGNGPVEQTLGELTVLVESCVEAANTISLCASHQKRIVDDILTLSKLDSNLLLVTPVDVQPIMVVQNVLRMFEAELQSNDITGQFIIEDSYRDLEVDWVKLDPSRLRQVLINLMTNAIKFTQGRPTRSIVIKLGASREAERESGLSYIPPRHPDQRDLTDEPDWADGEKIHLHLAVTDTGPGLDDDEKKILFQRFSQASPRTHVQYGGSGLGLFICRILTELQGGQIGVFSEKGEGSTFAFYIKSRKSDHPQVNLSAAAPTPRPTPPRQMHHSHEPAPQPGQSTPEPEPKPKPITMVLDGPALAGALPKPVREPQNNSPSMDILIVEDNLVNQKVLQRQLQRSGNNTRVANHGGEALIELSKSRFWNKVAAAAENEHPPPPQRQDSEILPDGMGDVKMADEEDEDNDDDKGERNISVILMDLEMPVMDGMSCTREIRRLERKGVLTGHVPIIAVTAYARPEQIENAKAAGVDDVISKPFRLQELLPKIEELVAKYKTLPCEA; encoded by the exons ATGACGGGGAATAGGACCGAGCAGtgttttcctcttctccccaccaCAATTGTTTTGGATTCACAGCAGTCTCCTCCTGTATCTGCTCTCCCGCCAGCGCAGATCCCCCCAGCCGCGACCTCGTCCCGGCGAGACAATCCCGGACCGGTCGACTATTTCTCTTACCAAGACGACAGCAGCGAGCAGTTTGACGAGACCGGGGCGACCATCGACGAGGTTGTGAGTGAGTGGACGGCATCCTCGAATAGCAGCCGGCATGATTCCGACGTATCAGCGCCATTCTCCTTGACCCGATTATTGTTGGGTTTAGGTCCGCAAGTTTCAGCCGATTTTGGATTCTGGTCTCCCTCGTCGGCAGCGTCGTCCGAGCCACCCTCCAGGGCACCGCCAGGCGCCCTGGGAAAGAGGCTATCCGGCGCGGAATATCGCCCAACCCGACCTTTAGGATCTCCTCTGAAGAAGCCGCGCCTCACATCGCTCCCGCCCAACCTGACCGGGAAGCCGCCCACTGCGAATCCCAACCTTTTATCTCCCCTATTTTTCTCAAACTCGGCGAGGTGGACGAGAATGAACCATCCACCCGGATTTGCAGATCCCGAGGCAGCGGCGTCGATGATGGGAACTCAAGAGGGTCAGGAGGGCTTCACTACTTTGCGTCTTCCCAAGTCAGTTACTACCGCCAGTCCTTCGAGATCGTCGGGCACCCCTGGGAGTTGGTCGTCTGCGGAGCAATCGAACCCGTCACGGAGCCCTGATGTCTGGCCGCCATCTAATATCGCCGGATTACTCCAAGGCATAGGGGTTGTCGAGTTGCTGGAACAAGACGAACGGCCGACGTTTATGATCGACCTCAATGAACCAGCAAATTTCAGCCCTGGACAACTGCGTATAATATATGTCAATGCGGCGCTCAAGGCGTCTACTGAGCTGCTGGAGCGTTTGCAGAACGAGACGTCTGTCGGGGGGCATACTACTGAGTTTTCACACTTCAAAACCTGGGCTCTAACTCTTGTGCCGGACCGGCTTTCGCTCGATGGAAGCACGGTTTCTCCCCCATCGTGGGCGGGGATGAACTGGTCAGCTTCCACCCTCCGACGTCGATTTCGTGTGGTCCGTGGAAACGCCCATCCTTTGGAGTCCAAGACGCCCACGCCACCCAGCTCCACGAATCAACAGCATCCATGGGCTCAAAGCGGTCCTTGGACTGGCCGTGATGTTTTCGCACCGAGAGAACGGGGTGATTACTTTGGGCCCGGTGCCGAGTCCCAATTTCGTTCTTACTCGGAGCCTCGGAGCAGAGCTGGTTCGATTGCCGACACGGTGGTTCAGTCTGTCGACGACATGGCGCTCGTGACGCCGCCCCCGCCCATGTCTGCGCCCCTGCCTCAGCTGCAAACCATCTTTGACTGGACTCGAATACCGCTAGACGACCCAAATCTTGggcctcatcatcattttGCTCGATCGGTCGATTGGGGGTCAACCTCTTTGGGACCCGTGGAAACGTGGTCTAATGACCTGCGCATCATGTCCAACATGATCATGGGGAGTCCTCACCCTGCGGCGCTGTATTGGGGCCCAGACTTTGTTGCCATCTACAACGAAGCATACATTGCGCTCGCGGGTCAAAAGCACCCTCGGCTCATGGGAAGCCGGTATAAAGACGCTTGGTCGGAGATATGGGACAGCATAGCGCCGGTTTTCGAGGCTGCCTGGAATGACGGGCGGGCAACCATGAAGCACGACGATGGTCTTTTCATCTCTCGCCACGGTTTCCTCGAGGAGACCTTCTTCAACTGGGCCATCATTCCTTTGGTTGGTAGCGACGGCACCGTGGTGGCACTATACAATCCTGCCTTTGAAAACACGCGGCGCAAAGTCAGCGAGCGCAGAATGTTGACGCTGCGAGAGGTCGGTGTCAAGACGTCACAGGCCAGGGATGTGAAGGGATTCTGGAAACAGCTTCAAAAGGGTCTCGAATACAACCCCTATGATGTCCCCTTTGCTCTCATCTACTCGGTCAGTGAAGATAGTGAGAGCGAGGTTGGGTCCATGGCTTCCGGCAACCTCAGCCACCCCCCAGTAATCAACCTGGAAGGTTCGATTGGCGTTCCCGAAGGGCACCCTTGCGCTGTGCCCTCGATAAACTTACGGTCAAGCGATGAAGGGTTTGCCCACTACATGCGCGAGTCGATGGCCGATCTAGCTATGCCCGTCACCCTCAGTCTTGAAGACGGCACGTTTCCTGTTGAGCTCATCCAGGGGCTTGACTGGCAGGGCTTTGGAGACCCATGCACCACAATTGTCATCTTTCCAGTTCATCCAACAACGTCGGTGGATGCAGTGGTTGGCTTCATCGTGTTGGGTATCAACCCTCGACGACGCTACGACGACAACTACAAACTCTTTGTCAACTTGCTTTCACGCCAACTGGCAACGTCCATGGCGTCTGTGGTCCTGTTCGAGGAAGAGATCAAGCGTGGACAGAGAGCGGCCCGGTTGGCTGCGCTGGACCGCCAGGAACTTTCGATGCAGTTACATCTCCGTACTCAGGAAGCCGTCAAGAGCGAGTATCGCTTCACTAGGATGGCCGAGTTTGGACCAGTCGGTCTGTTCATTGCCGATGGTCAGGGCCAAATAACCTTTGGAAACGAATCGATATACCGGATTTCAGGCAACGAACGGGCTACGAGCGGTCCAGATTCGTGGATGCACAGCATTCGAGACGAGGATAGGCCGGGCGTGGAGGAAGTTTGGCACAAACTTTTGGACGAAAAGGTGGCCGTGACGCATGAGTTCAGATTCCGGGGTTCCAAGCGGCTGATTGACGGCCACTCGGTCGATATTTGGGCATTGATGAGCGCCTACCCCGAAAAAGACGAGTACGGCGAGCTCAAGAGCATTTTTGGTTGCATCACGGACATCTCACAACAAAAATGGGCCGAAGACTTTCAGAAACAGAGGCGAGACGAGGCGGTTGAACTGAAGCGACAGCAAGAAAATTTCATCGATATAACAAGTCATGAGATGCGGAATCCTCTGAGCGCCATCCTTCAATGCGCCGATGAAATATCGTCAAGTCTCAACGAGTTCAAGCACGGGAATGGTCCAGTCGAACAAACTCTGGGCGAATTGACAGTGCTTGTCGAAAGTTGTGTCGAGGCAGCAAACACCATCTCGCTGTGCGCCAGCCACCAGAAACGAATTGTTGACGACATCTTGACGCTTTCGAAACTTGATTCCAATCTGCTGTTGGTTACTCCTGTCGATGTACAGCCTATCATGGTGGTGCAAAATGTGCTCAGGATGTTTGAGGCTGAGCTCCAGTCCAACGACATCACGGGGCAGTTTATTATTGAGGACTCGTACCGTGATCTGGAGGTTGACTGGGTGAAGCTCGACCCGTCTCGCCTTCGCCAGGTGCTTATTAATCTAATGACGAACGCCATCAAATTCACACAAGGACGGCCAACTCGCTCGATCGTGATCAAGCTTGGAGCATCAAGGGAGGCGGAGAGAGAAAGCGGGCTCTCCTACATCCCACCAAGGCACCCTGATCAGAGAGATCTTACTGATGAGCCTGATTGGGCTGATGGAGAGAAGATTCACTTGCATCTTGCTGTGACGGACACCGGGCCAGGGCTGGACGACGATGAAAAGAAGATTCTGTTCCAGCGCTTCTCTCAGGCAAGCCCCAGAACACACGTTCAATACGGCGGCTCTGGGCTTGGACTCTTCATCTGCAGGATACTGACCGAGCTGCAAGGCGGGCAGATTGGTGTCTTTTCCGAAAAGGGTGAGGGCAGCACATTTGCCTTTTACATCAAGAGCCGAAAATCCGATCACCCCCAGGTCAACCTCTCAGCCGCCGCGCCGACACCCCGGCCGACACCGCCACGACAAATGCACCACTCTCATGAGCCGGCTCCACAGCCAGGACAATCGACaccagaaccagaaccgAAGCCAAAACCAATTACAATGGTGCTTGATGGGCCAGCCTTGGCTGGTGCATTGCCCAAACCCGTCCGAGAACCCCAGAACAACTCGCCGTCGATGGACATCCTCATCGTGGAGGACAACCTCGTGAACCAAAAGGTCCTACAACGACAGCTCCAGCGGTCAGGAAACAACACCCGCGTCGCCAACCACGGCGGCGAAGCTCTCATTGAGCTCAGCAAATCCCGTTTTTGGAACAAGGTAGCGGCCGCAGCAGAAAACGagcacccacctcccccgcaaaGACAAGACTCTGAGATTCTTCCTGATGGTATGGGAGACGTGAAAATggccgacgaggaggacgaggacaatgacgacgacaagggCGAGCGCAACATTTCGGTCATTCTGATGGACCTCGAAATGCCCGTCATGGACGGCATGTCGTGCACGAGGGAGATTAGGCGGCtggagagaaagggggtgCTGACGGGTCATGTGCCGATTATTGCGGTGACGGCTTATGCGCGGCCGGAGCAGATTGAGAATGCAAAGGCCGCTGGTGtt gacGACGTAATATCAAAGCCGTTCCGCCTGCAAGAGTTGCTGCCAAAGatcgaggagctggtggcaAAGTACAAGACTTTGCCTTGTGAGGCTTAA
- the UGA2 gene encoding succinate semialdehyde dehydrogenase NADP+ linked (EggNog:ENOG503NVW2; COG:E) — protein MLFQKALTSAARIATRSHQFRSPLTSFSRLSSTMAPKLRDPSLFKQNVCYVNGEWIPAKSGKTFEVHDPATEQLIGTCPEFTAEDTRLAISHAETAFESFRHKTGRERSKLLRKWYDLVVENADDLATLITWENGKPTADAKGEVTYAANFFEWFSEEAPRIYGDTIPSSIPGNRVITIKEPVGVCGLITPWNFPAAMITRKIGPALAVGCSVVVKAPGETPFTPLALAELAHRAGVPPGVVNVVTASENTPEVGKELTTNPTVRKISFTGSTPVGKLLMKQCSTTLKKLSLELGGNAPFIVFDDADVDLAVAGAIASKFRSSGQTCVCANRIFVQRGVYDEFASKFAAKVKEFKVGNGFENGTTHGPLIHHKAISKVEEHVRDAEKKGAMVLLGGNKLPDLGPNFYEPTVISGMKVDMAMASEETFGPVAGLFPFDTEEEVVRIANNTTVGLAGYFFSRDLERVHRVAEHLEVGMVGVNTGLISDPASPFGGVKESGFGREGSLYGIGEYQVTKMVTYGGMGKKLQS, from the exons ATGCTCTTTCAAAAAGCTCTTACTTCCGCAGCCCGCATCGCAACCCGCTCTCATCAGTTCCGGTCACCTctcacctccttctcacgTCTCTCATCCACAATGGCTCCTAAG CTTCGagacccctccctcttcaaacAAAACGTCTGCTATGTCAACGGGGAATGGATCCCTGCCAAATCCGGCAAAACCTTTGAAGTCCACGACCCAGCCACAGAGCAACTAATCGGCACCTGCCCCGAATTCACCGCAGAGGACACCcgcctcgccatctcccacgCCGAAACCGCGTTCGAGTCCTTCCGGCACAAGACCGGCCGTGAGCGCTCCAAGCTCCTCCGCAAGTGGTACGACCTCGTCGTCGAAAACGCCGACGACCTCgccaccctcatcacctGGGAGAACGGCAAGCCTACGGCCGATGCCAAAGGCGAAGTAACCTACGCGGCCAATTTCTTTGAATGGTTCAGTGAGGAGGCCCCCCGTATTTACGGGGATACCATCCCTTCCTCCATCCCAGGAAACCgcgtcatcaccatcaaagAACCGGTTGGCGTCTGCGGGCTGATAACACCATGGAACTTCCCCGCGGCTATGATTACCCGTAAAATCGGCCCTGCTCTGGCAGTGGGTTGTTCAGTGGTGGTGAAAGCCCCCGGTGAGACCCCCTTCACCCCACTGGCCCTCGCCGAGCTCGCCCACCGCGCCGGTGTGCCCCCAGGAGTGGTAAACGTCGTCACGGCGAGCGAAAACACCCCCGAAGTCGGCAAGGAACTTACCACCAACCCTACCGTCCGCAAAATCTCCTTCACCGGCTCGACCCCGGTGGGCAAGCTGCTCATGAAGCAGTGTTCGACTACTCTCAAAAAGCTCTCCCTCGAACTAGGGGGTAACGCCCCCTTTATCGTCTTTGACGACGCTGATGTTGACCTTGCGGTTGCGGGGGCGATTGCCTCTAAATTCCGCTCTTCAGGACAGACGTGTGTCTGCGCCAACCGGATCTTTGTTCAGAGGGGGGTGTATGACGAGTTTGCCTCGAAATTCGccgccaaggtcaaggagttCAAGGTTGGTAATGGGTTCGAAAATGGCACCACGCATGGCCCCCTGATCCACCACAAGGCCATCTccaaggtggaggaacaCGTCCGGgacgccgagaagaagggcgcCATGGTTTTGCTTGGAGGAAACAAACTCCCGGATTTGGGACCTAACTTTTACGAGCCGACGGTGATTTCGGGGATGAAGGTTGATATGGCCATGGCATCGGAGGAAACATTTGGGCCGGTGGCGGGGCTGTTCCCGTTTgacaccgaggaggaggtggttagGATTGCAAACAACACCACTGTTGGGTTGGCGGGGTATTTCTTCTCGAGGGATCTGGAGAGGGTTCACCGGGTGGCGGAGCAtttggaggttgggatggtgggggtgaaCACGGGGTTGATTTCTGATCCGGCGAGCCCGTTTGGAGGAGTGAAAGAGAgcgggtttgggagggaggggagtttGTATGGAATTGGGGAGTATCAAGTCACGAAGATGGTGACGtatggggggatggggaagaagtTGCAGTcgtga